The Ziziphus jujuba cultivar Dongzao chromosome 7, ASM3175591v1 genome includes a region encoding these proteins:
- the LOC107424748 gene encoding protein root UVB sensitive 4 isoform X1: MQSSFYTPTNTHHLPIPWKIPETQFTTQKCVPKTRKRPFRAFNITNSLRTSIGYEPEETVGKEPGHTKECRLPVVIQRSGKVSRYFWDGGSLQLVGVDGGATSFSFDFDDGFRRLYRICTMAVRDFFIPKKVSDNYMDYVKWKFLHRVFSSALQVLATQAMFRAIGVGFSRSLPSAAALNWVLKDGLGRLSRCIYTASQASAFDTNLKRVRFSTSILFSLSIGVELLTPAFPKYFLLLASVANIAKQISLACLLATGSAVHRSFAIADNLGEVSAKSQIQTVCFDNLGLLLAASLNMLLKNNQRLLAGLPFIVYPIFSAIDLLGIYQQLKHVHLQTLTKDRLEIILDTWIEVGYVPSPADISKQEGIGFPWSKGKELLPIKIGCINPKDQVPKLSMMAMQSINGDDYYFISMEITYTGIRRTKQRGIILCLREGAGTRDIILGLLQACYVRKVLHLKKSKWESMVEASDLSDSAMKEWFKLLEECKKRAQGDLLLLNEHMSGLGWAAKNILLSKDEQTRYSFVED; this comes from the exons ATGCAATCCTCGTTCTACACGCCCACCAATACCCACCACCTTCCAATTCCATGGAAAATTCCGGAAACCCAGTTCACAACTCAGAAATGTGTCCCCAAGACACGCAAACGCCCCTTCAGGGCCTTCAACATCACCAACTCTTTGAGAACTTCGATTGGCTATGAACCAGAAGAAACCGTCGGCAAGGAACCGGGACACACCAAAGAGTGTCGGCTTCCGGTGGTGATTCAGAGGTCGGGTAAGGTTTCCAGATACTTCTGGGATGGAGGTAGTTTGCAGTTGGTTGGTGTTGATGGCGGTGCGACGTCGTTCTCCTTTGATTTTGATGATGGGTTTCGTAGACTGTATAGAATTTGTACCATGGCTGTTAGAGATTTCTTCATTCCCAAGAAAGTTAGCGATAATTACATGGATTATGTGAAATGGAAGTTCTTGCACCGGGTTTTCAGTTCGGCGCTCCAGGTCCTTGCCACGCAG GCAATGTTTCGAGCAATTGGAGTTGGGTTCTCTCGTTCACTGCCATCAGCTGCTGCCCTAAACTGGGTCTTGAAGGATGGACTTGGACGATTAAGTAGATGCATTTATACTGCTAGTCAAGCCTCTGCTTTTGATACCAATCTCAAG AGAGTTAGGTTCTCTACGTCCATTCTGTTCAGTTTGAGCATTGGAGTTGAGCTGTTGACTCCTGCATTTCCGAAGTACTTCTTGCTTCTTGCATCTGTGGCCAACATTGCAAAACAAATAAGCCTGGCTTGCCTCTTAGCTACTGGC TCTGCTGTTCACCGAAGTTTTGCAATTGCAGATAACCTTGGTGAAGTTTCTGCtaaatcacag ATTCAAACAGTGTGCTTTGACAACCTCGGCCTTTTACTTGCTGCATCATTGAATATGCTGTTGAAGAATAATCAaag ATTGCTAGCAGGTTTGCCTTTTATTGTATACCCAATATTCTCAGCAATCGACctgcttggaatatatcaacaGCTTAAGCATGTCCATCTGCAAACATTAACTAAG GATAGACTTGAGATTATACTAGATACTTGGATCGAGGTAGGATATGTTCCTTCGCCTGCAGATATTAGTAAACAGGAAGGAATTGGTTTTCCATGGAGTAAAG GCAAAGAATTATTGCCCATCAAAATAGGGTGTATTAATCCCAAGGATCAAGTTCCCAAGTTGTCAATGATGGCAATGCAATCCATAAATGGTGATGATTATTACTTCATAAGCATGGAAATCACGTATACAGGAATACGAAGAACCAAGCAG AGGGGTATTATTCTTTGTCTGCGAGAAGGAGCTGGGACTAGAGATATAATACTGGGTTTGCTGCAG GCGTGCTATGTCCGTAAAGTCCTTCATTTGAAAAAGAGTAAGTGGGAAAGCATGGTAGAGGCTAGTGATTTATCGGACTCGGCTATGAAGGAGTGGTTTAAGCTCCTTGAGGAGTGCAAAAAACGTGCTCAAGGGGATTTGTTACTGTTGAACGAGCACATGTCGGGACTGGGATGGGCGGCTAAGAACATTCTATTGAGCAAAGACGAGCAGACGCGATACAGTTTCGTTGAGGATTGA
- the LOC107424748 gene encoding protein root UVB sensitive 4 isoform X2 translates to MQSSFYTPTNTHHLPIPWKIPETQFTTQKCVPKTRKRPFRAFNITNSLRTSIGYEPEETVGKEPGHTKECRLPVVIQRSGKVSRYFWDGGSLQLVGVDGGATSFSFDFDDGFRRLYRICTMAVRDFFIPKKVSDNYMDYVKWKFLHRVFSSALQVLATQAMFRAIGVGFSRSLPSAAALNWVLKDGLGRLSRCIYTASQASAFDTNLKSAVHRSFAIADNLGEVSAKSQIQTVCFDNLGLLLAASLNMLLKNNQRLLAGLPFIVYPIFSAIDLLGIYQQLKHVHLQTLTKDRLEIILDTWIEVGYVPSPADISKQEGIGFPWSKGKELLPIKIGCINPKDQVPKLSMMAMQSINGDDYYFISMEITYTGIRRTKQRGIILCLREGAGTRDIILGLLQACYVRKVLHLKKSKWESMVEASDLSDSAMKEWFKLLEECKKRAQGDLLLLNEHMSGLGWAAKNILLSKDEQTRYSFVED, encoded by the exons ATGCAATCCTCGTTCTACACGCCCACCAATACCCACCACCTTCCAATTCCATGGAAAATTCCGGAAACCCAGTTCACAACTCAGAAATGTGTCCCCAAGACACGCAAACGCCCCTTCAGGGCCTTCAACATCACCAACTCTTTGAGAACTTCGATTGGCTATGAACCAGAAGAAACCGTCGGCAAGGAACCGGGACACACCAAAGAGTGTCGGCTTCCGGTGGTGATTCAGAGGTCGGGTAAGGTTTCCAGATACTTCTGGGATGGAGGTAGTTTGCAGTTGGTTGGTGTTGATGGCGGTGCGACGTCGTTCTCCTTTGATTTTGATGATGGGTTTCGTAGACTGTATAGAATTTGTACCATGGCTGTTAGAGATTTCTTCATTCCCAAGAAAGTTAGCGATAATTACATGGATTATGTGAAATGGAAGTTCTTGCACCGGGTTTTCAGTTCGGCGCTCCAGGTCCTTGCCACGCAG GCAATGTTTCGAGCAATTGGAGTTGGGTTCTCTCGTTCACTGCCATCAGCTGCTGCCCTAAACTGGGTCTTGAAGGATGGACTTGGACGATTAAGTAGATGCATTTATACTGCTAGTCAAGCCTCTGCTTTTGATACCAATCTCAAG TCTGCTGTTCACCGAAGTTTTGCAATTGCAGATAACCTTGGTGAAGTTTCTGCtaaatcacag ATTCAAACAGTGTGCTTTGACAACCTCGGCCTTTTACTTGCTGCATCATTGAATATGCTGTTGAAGAATAATCAaag ATTGCTAGCAGGTTTGCCTTTTATTGTATACCCAATATTCTCAGCAATCGACctgcttggaatatatcaacaGCTTAAGCATGTCCATCTGCAAACATTAACTAAG GATAGACTTGAGATTATACTAGATACTTGGATCGAGGTAGGATATGTTCCTTCGCCTGCAGATATTAGTAAACAGGAAGGAATTGGTTTTCCATGGAGTAAAG GCAAAGAATTATTGCCCATCAAAATAGGGTGTATTAATCCCAAGGATCAAGTTCCCAAGTTGTCAATGATGGCAATGCAATCCATAAATGGTGATGATTATTACTTCATAAGCATGGAAATCACGTATACAGGAATACGAAGAACCAAGCAG AGGGGTATTATTCTTTGTCTGCGAGAAGGAGCTGGGACTAGAGATATAATACTGGGTTTGCTGCAG GCGTGCTATGTCCGTAAAGTCCTTCATTTGAAAAAGAGTAAGTGGGAAAGCATGGTAGAGGCTAGTGATTTATCGGACTCGGCTATGAAGGAGTGGTTTAAGCTCCTTGAGGAGTGCAAAAAACGTGCTCAAGGGGATTTGTTACTGTTGAACGAGCACATGTCGGGACTGGGATGGGCGGCTAAGAACATTCTATTGAGCAAAGACGAGCAGACGCGATACAGTTTCGTTGAGGATTGA
- the LOC107424742 gene encoding cytochrome P450 CYP82D47-like — MDSLPNLLLTVICIVLPLLICFIFYHLNRPNSSKTRKCTAPQAGDAWPVIGHLHLFGGQQLTHKTLGAMADKYGPVFTVRLGSHQVLVLNSWEIARECFTIHDRAFSNRPSITASKLLGYDYAMFGFAPYGPYWREMRKIATIELLSNHRLDMLKHIRESEVQIMIKELYNMWISKGSAGGRVLVDMKQWFGDLTHNIALRIVGGKRYFGVGADFEEEEARRCRQVMRDFAYLFGVFVLSDAIPSFGWLDINGYEKAMKKTAKELDILIGGWLEEHKQKRLIGGKGRKEQDFMDVMLNILDDSKVSAYDADTVNKATCLNLLLAGSDTTMVSLTWALSLLLNNPQELKKAQDELDIVVGKDRHVDESDIPNLIYLQAIVKETLRLYPPSPIILRAAMEDCTLSSGYFIPSGTRLMVNAWKIHHDQRVWTSPHKFQPQRFLTTNKDIDMRGVNYELIPFGSGRRSCPGVSLALQVIHLALASFLHSFEVAKPSIEDVDMTESTGLTNLRANPLEVFLNPRLNCNLHYL, encoded by the exons ATGGACTCTCTTCCCAATCTCCTGTTAACCGTGATCTGTATTGTCCTTCCATTACTCATCTGTTTCATTTTCTATCACCTAAACAGACCTAACAGTTCGAAGACCAGAAAATGCACTGCCCCTCAGGCTGGTGATGCTTGGCCTGTTATTGGCCATCTCCACCTCTTTGGTGGTCAACAACTGACACACAAAACATTGGGAGCTATGGCAGACAAGTATGGACCAGTTTTCACTGTCAGGCTGGGTTCGCATCAAGTTTTAGTTTTGAATAGTTGGGAAATTGCCAGGGAGTGTTTTACTATTCATGACAGGGCCTTTTCCAACAGACCAAGTATTACTGCCTCAAAGTTGCTTGGTTATGACTATGCTATGTTTGGATTTGCTCCTTATGGACCATACTGGCGTGAGATGCGCAAGATAGCTACCATCGAACTTTTGTCGAACCATAGACTTGATATGCTCAAGCACATTCGAGAATCAGAGGTGCAAATTATGATCAAAGAACTATACAACATGTGGATCAGCAAAGGAAGTGCAGGAGGTAGAGTTTTGGTGGATATGAAGCAATGGTTTGGGGACTTGACACATAATATTGCTTTAAGAATTGTGGGAGGGAAAAGGTATTTTGGAGTTGGTGCTGATTTTGAGGAAGAAGAAGCGAGACGATGTAGACAAGTGATGAGGGATTTTGCTTATCTGTTTGGGGTATTTGTGCTGTCTGATGCTATACCATCTTTTGGTTGGTTAGATATTAATGGATATGAGAAAGCAATGAAGAAAACTGCAAAAGAATTGGACATCTTGATAGGAGGGTGGCTGGAGGAGCATAAGCAGAAGAGATTAATTGGTGGGAAAGGAAGAAAAGAGCAGGATTTCATGGATGTGATGTTGAATATCCTGGATGATTCCAAGGTTTCTGCTTATGATGCAGATACTGTAAATAAGGCTACTTGTCTG AACCTTTTATTGGCAGGAAGTGACACTACCATGGTTTCTCTAACATGGGCTCTGTCTTTACTACTCAACAATCCCCAAGAGCTGAAGAAGGCACAAGATGAGCTTGACATCGTCGTTGGCAAAGATAGACATGTGGATGAATCAGATATCCCAAATTTAATCTACCTCCAAGCCATTGTGAAAGAAACATTGCGTCTTTACCCACCAAGTCCCATAATTCTTCGAGCTGCAATGGAAGACTGCACCCTCTCCTCTGGCTACTTCATTCCTAGTGGGACACGCTTGATGGTGAATGCTTGGAAAATTCACCATGATCAGCGCGTGTGGACTAGTCCTCACAAGTTCCAACCACAGAGATTTCTTACAACAAATAAGGACATAGACATGAGGGGTGTGAATTATGAGCTCATTCCTTTTGGCTCAGGAAGGAGGTCATGTCCAGGGGTATCACTAGCTCTCCAGGTAATACATTTGGCTCTGGCTAGCTTCTTGCACAGTTTTGAAGTTGCTAAACCATCCATTGAAGATGTGGACATGACTGAGAGCACTGGCTTGACAAATTTGAGAGCAAACCCACTCGAAGTTTTTCTTAATCCGCGTCTTAATTGTAACCTTCATTATCTGTAA
- the LOC107424758 gene encoding cytochrome P450 CYP82D47-like — translation MQISPPVFMDSLPDLLLTVICSLFPLLLCFIFYHRNKPARKCTVPQAGGAWPVIGHLHLFGGQQLTHKTLGAMADRYGPVFTLRLGSHRVLVLNSWEMARECFTVHDRAFSTRPSVAASKLLGYDYAMFGFAPYGSYWREMRKIATIELLSNHRLDMLKHIRESEVQIMIKELYKLWTSKGSAGGGVLVDMKQWFGDLTHNIALRIVGGKRYFGVNADFEEEEARRCRQVMRDFVFLFGVFVLSDAIPSLGWLDINGYEKAMKKTAKELDILIGGWLEEHKQKRLMGGKRRKEQDFMDVMLNILDDSQFSGYDADTINKATCLNLVLAGSDTTMVSLTWALSLLLNNPQELKKAQDELDIVVGKDRHVKESDIPNLIYLQAIVKETLRLYPPSPIIGLRAAMEDCTLSSGYFIPTGTRLMVNAWKIHRDQRVWPNPHKFEPARFLTINKDIDMKGKNYEFIPFSSGRRSCPGSSLALQVVHLALASFLHSFEVTKPSNEDVDMTESNGLTNLRANPLDVFLYPHLNSNLYEL, via the exons ATGCAAATTTCTCCACCAGTTTTCATGGACTCTCTTCCCGATCTCCTATTAACTGTGATCTGTAGCCTCTTTCCCTTACTCCTCTGTTTCATTTTCTATCACCGAAACAAACCGGCCAGGAAATGCACTGTCCCTCAAGCTGGTGGTGCTTGGCCGGTTATTGgtcatctccatctctttggtGGTCAGCAACTGACCCACAAAACATTAGGAGCTATGGCAGACAGATATGGACCAGTTTTCACTCTCAGGCTGGGTTCACATAGAGTTTTGGTTTTGAATAGTTGGGAAATGGCTAGAGAGTGTTTTACTGTTCATGATAGGGCCTTTTCCACCAGACCAAGTGTCGCTGCCTCAAAGTTGCTTGGCTATGACTATGCTATGTTTGGATTTGCTCCTTATGGATCATACTGGCGTGAGATGCGAAAGATAGCTACAATTGAACTTTTATCAAACCATAGACTTGATATGCTCAAGCACATTCGAGAATCAGAGGTGCAAATTATGATCAAAGAACTATACAAGTTATGGACCAGCAAAGGCAGTGCAGGAGGTGGAGTTTTGGTGGATATGAAGCAATGGTTTGGGGACTTGACACATAATATTGCTTTAAGAATTGTGGGAGGGAAGAGATATTTTGGAGTTAATGCTGATTTTGAGGAAGAAGAAGCGAGACGATGTAGACAAGTGATGAgggattttgtttttctgtttgggGTGTTCGTGTTGTCTGATGCTATACCTTCTCTTGGTTGGTTAGATATTAATGGATATGAGAAAGCAATGAAGAAAACTGCAAAAGAATTGGACATCTTGATAGGAGGGTGGCTGGAGGAGCATAAGCAAAAGAGATTAATGGGtgggaaaagaagaaaagagcaGGATTTCATGGATGTGATGCTGAATATCCTGGATGATTCCCAATTTTCCGGTTATGATGCAGATACTATAAATAAGGCTACTTGTCTG aaCCTTGTATTGGCAGGAAGTGACACTACCATGGTTTCTCTAACTTGGGCTCTGTCTTTACTACTCAACAATCCCCAAGAGCTGAAGAAGGCACAAGATGAGCTTGACATCGTCGTTGGAAAAGACAGACATGTGAAAGAATCAGATATCCCAAATTTAATCTACCTCCAAGCTATCGTCAAAGAAACACTACGTCTCTACCCACCAAGTCCTATAATTGGTCTTCGAGCTGCTATGGAAGACTGCACCCTCTCCTCTGGGTACTTTATTCCTACTGGGACACGCTTGATGGTCAATGCCTGGAAAATTCACCGTGATCAGCGTGTGTGGCCTAATCCTCACAAGTTTGAACCAGCGAGATTTTTGACAATAAATAAGGACATAGATATGAAGGGTAAGAATTATGAGTTCATTCCATTTAGCTCAGGGAGGAGATCATGTCCAGGGTCATCACTAGCCCTCCAGGTAGTACATTTGGCTCTGGCTAGCTTCTTGCACAGTTTTGAAGTTACTAAACCATCCAATGAAGATGTGGACATGACTGAAAGCAATGGCTTGACCAATTTGCGAGCAAACCCACTTGATGTTTTTCTTTATCCACATCTTAATTCTAATCTTTATGAACTgtaa
- the LOC107424760 gene encoding cytochrome P450 CYP82D47, whose translation MQISPPDLMDFLPHLLLTMTCSVFPLLICFIFYHRNRPTRKCTVPQAGGAWPIIGHLHLFGGQQLTHKTLGAMADKYGPVFTLRLGSQRVLVLNSWEMARECFTVHDRAFSTRPSIAASKLLGYDYAMFGFAPYGSYWREMRKIATIELLSNHRLDMLKHIRESEVQIVIKELYKLWISKGSGGGGVLVDMNQWFEELTNNIALRIVGGKRYFGVNADFEEKEARQCRKVMRDFFYLFGAFVLSDAIPSLGWLDINGYVKAMKKTAKELDILIGGWLEEHKQKRLMGGKGRKKQDFMDVMLNILDDSKISGYDADTIIKATCLNLILAGSDTTMVSLTWALSLLLNNSQELKKAQDELDIVVGKERHVKESDIPNLIYLQAIVKETLRLYPPSPIIGLRAAMEDCTLSSGYVIPTGTRLMVNAWKIHRDQRVWPNPHKFEPARFLTINKDIDMKGKNYEFIPFGSGRRSCPGASLALQVVHLALASFLHSFEVTKPSNEDVDMTESTGLISLRAKPLEVFLNPRLNDNLYEL comes from the exons ATGCAAATATCTCCACCAGATTTAATGGACTTTCTTCCCCATCTCCTGTTAACTATGACCTGTAGTGTCTTTCCCTTACTCATCTGTTTCATTTTCTATCACCGAAACAGACCAACAAGAAAATGCACCGTCCCTCAAGCTGGTGGTGCTTGGCCAATTATTGgtcatctccatctctttggtGGTCAGCAACTGACCCACAAAACATTAGGAGCTATGGCTGACAAGTATGGACCAGTTTTCACTCTAAGGCTGGGTTCACAAAGAGTTTTGGTTTTGAATAGTTGGGAAATGGCCAGAGAGTGTTTTACTGTTCATGACAGGGCCTTTTCCACCAGACCAAGTATCGCTGCCTCAAAGTTGCTTGGCTATGACTATGCTATGTTTGGATTTGCTCCTTATGGATCATACTGGCGTGAGATGCGAAAGATAGCTACAATTGAACTTTTATCAAACCATAGACTTGATATGCTCAAGCATATTCGAGAATCAGAGGTGCAAATTGTAATCAAAGAACTATACAAGTTATGGATCAGCAAAGGAAGTGGAGGAGGTGGAGTTTTGGTGGATATGAACCAATGGTTTGAGGAATTGACTAATAATATTGCTTTGAGAATTGTGGGAGGGAAGAGATATTTTGGAGTTAATGCTGATTTTGAGGAAAAAGAAGCGAGACAATGTAGAAAAGTGATGAGggattttttttatctgtttggGGCATTTGTGCTGTCTGATGCGATTCCATCTCTTGGCTGGTTAGATATTAATGGATATGTGAAAGCAATGAAGAAAACTGCAAAAGAATTGGACATCCTGATAGGAGGCTGGCTGGAGGAGCATAAGCAAAAGAGATTAATGGGtgggaaaggaagaaaaaagcaGGATTTCATGGATGTGATGCTGAATATCCTTGATGATTCCAAGATTTCTGGTTATGATGCTGATACTATTATTAAGGCTACTTGTCTG aACCTGATATTGGCAGGAAGTGACACTACCATGGTTTCTCTAACTTGGGCTCTGTCTTTACTACTCAACAATTCCCAAGAGCTGAAGAAGGCACAAGATGAGCTTGACATCGTCGTTGGAAAAGAAAGACATGTGAAAGAATCAGATATCCCAAATTTAATCTACCTCCAAGCTATCGTCAAAGAAACACTACGTCTCTACCCACCAAGCCCTATAATTGGTCTTCGAGCTGCTATGGAAGACTGCACCCTCTCCTCTGGCTACGTCATTCCTACTGGGACACGCTTGATGGTCAATGCCTGGAAAATTCACCGTGATCAGCGTGTGTGGCCTAATCCTCACAAGTTTGAACCAGCGAGATTTTTGACAATAAATAAGGACATAGATATGAAGGGTAAGAATTATGAGTTCATTCCTTTTGGCTCAGGAAGGAGGTCATGTCCAGGGGCATCACTGGCCCTCCAGGTAGTACATTTGGCATTGGCTAGCTTCTTGCACAGTTTTGAAGTTACTAAACCATCCAATGAAGATGTGGACATGACTGAGAGCACTGGCTTGATAAGTTTGAGAGCAAAACCACTTGAAGTTTTCCTTAATCCGCGTCTTAATGATAATCTTTATGAACtgtaa
- the LOC107424759 gene encoding putative B3 domain-containing protein At5g66980 isoform X2 — protein sequence MAGASSSSKGIEFFKVFLPSSSSNHMSIPPAFVNKLKAGLPGKAILKDFSGRSWHVGLEIIERHLHFTSGWEKFASDHFLEHGDFLIFKYDGNSLFNVKIFGLNGCKKEVVNNEGIKRGQVKDKEEEEQKKKEDNKDAQTDNSPSDEQNGSKKRKRATTKLEENEIQDTAECVQPKNPRFVVNITKYYRYFLHVPGSFLNEHRIKLMHDLILHHQNDKWPVKVVIRNDGRHAITTGWIDFVRKNEIEAKDKCVFDAVLGTSNTCEQMHVQVIRAKPRVK from the exons atGGCGGGggcttcatcttcttctaaaGGCATTgagttttttaaagtttttcttccctctaGCAGTTCTAATCATATg tCCATACCACCAGCTTTTGTGAATAAGCTCAAAGCAGGATTACCAGGAAAGGCCATTCTGAAAGATTTCAGTGGAAGGTCTTGGCATGTCGGGTTGGAAATAATTGAGAGGCACTTGCATTTTACGAGTGGTTGGGAAAAATTTGCTAGTGATCATTTTCTTGAACATGGGGACTTTCTAATATTCAAATATGATGGGAATTCTTTGTTCAACGTTAAGATTTTCGGTCTAAATGGGTGTAAGAAGGAGGTTGTAAATAATGAGGGGATTAAACGTGGACAAGtgaaagacaaagaagaagaagaacaaaagaagaaagaagataaCAAAGATGCTCAAACAGATAACA GTCCATCCGATGAACAGAACggaagtaaaaaaagaaaacgtgCTACAACAAAACTGGAAGAAAACGAGATCCAAGATACCGCAGAGTGCGTTCAACCAAAGAATCCTCGCTTTGTTGTGAATATTACCAAGTACTATCGATACTTTTTG CATGTTCCTGGTTCATTTCTTAATGAACATCGCATCAAATTAATGCATGACTTGATTCTTCACCATCAGAATGACAAGTGGCCAGTGAAAGTTGTCATAAGGAATGACGGCCGTCATGCTATAACTACCGGTTGGATTGATTTTGTGAGGAAGAACGAGATTGAAGCAAAGGACAAGTGTGTATTTGATGCTGTCCTTGGCACAAGTAACACATGCGAACAAATGCATGTGCAAGTTATCCGTGCAAAACCAAGagttaaataa
- the LOC107424759 gene encoding putative B3 domain-containing protein At5g66980 isoform X1, giving the protein MAGASSSSKGIEFFKVFLPSSSSNHMSIPPAFVNKLKAGLPGKAILKDFSGRSWHVGLEIIERHLHFTSGWEKFASDHFLEHGDFLIFKYDGNSLFNVKIFGLNGCKKEVVNNEGIKRGQVKDKEEEEQKKKEDNKDAQTDNSLAEKEKSGPSDEQNGSKKRKRATTKLEENEIQDTAECVQPKNPRFVVNITKYYRYFLHVPGSFLNEHRIKLMHDLILHHQNDKWPVKVVIRNDGRHAITTGWIDFVRKNEIEAKDKCVFDAVLGTSNTCEQMHVQVIRAKPRVK; this is encoded by the exons atGGCGGGggcttcatcttcttctaaaGGCATTgagttttttaaagtttttcttccctctaGCAGTTCTAATCATATg tCCATACCACCAGCTTTTGTGAATAAGCTCAAAGCAGGATTACCAGGAAAGGCCATTCTGAAAGATTTCAGTGGAAGGTCTTGGCATGTCGGGTTGGAAATAATTGAGAGGCACTTGCATTTTACGAGTGGTTGGGAAAAATTTGCTAGTGATCATTTTCTTGAACATGGGGACTTTCTAATATTCAAATATGATGGGAATTCTTTGTTCAACGTTAAGATTTTCGGTCTAAATGGGTGTAAGAAGGAGGTTGTAAATAATGAGGGGATTAAACGTGGACAAGtgaaagacaaagaagaagaagaacaaaagaagaaagaagataaCAAAGATGCTCAAACAGATAACAGTTTGGCTGAAAAAGAGAAATCAG GTCCATCCGATGAACAGAACggaagtaaaaaaagaaaacgtgCTACAACAAAACTGGAAGAAAACGAGATCCAAGATACCGCAGAGTGCGTTCAACCAAAGAATCCTCGCTTTGTTGTGAATATTACCAAGTACTATCGATACTTTTTG CATGTTCCTGGTTCATTTCTTAATGAACATCGCATCAAATTAATGCATGACTTGATTCTTCACCATCAGAATGACAAGTGGCCAGTGAAAGTTGTCATAAGGAATGACGGCCGTCATGCTATAACTACCGGTTGGATTGATTTTGTGAGGAAGAACGAGATTGAAGCAAAGGACAAGTGTGTATTTGATGCTGTCCTTGGCACAAGTAACACATGCGAACAAATGCATGTGCAAGTTATCCGTGCAAAACCAAGagttaaataa